One Vitis vinifera cultivar Pinot Noir 40024 chromosome 8, ASM3070453v1 genomic window carries:
- the LOC100255639 gene encoding protein trichome birefringence isoform X1 yields the protein MADGTKHLPLGGGALFSDFTSLFSMARTRRTMFFVYGFMFAFIVFTVFLAFSPANASSPWFTNIFATGTGSGSSSTSDDSYRSQFSSFFSFWFPNSSQEQVHNFTSVPTPTTGTNATRSNDAATFQSPQKSKDPSGAKNETKVEALTPNRTAIAPPKPLVSANQSAISSVKSPPSEKGGSGKDDKGVASNSTAKSPSTEKSGSETKDKGVAEKRVASNSTVKSPPTEKNGSETKDKGVAEKSGVKSPPTEKSGSGKEDKGVAEKGVVSNYTASLLKKQSNGTDSKQRTGDWLESLMNCNLFEGQWVKDDSYPLYKPGSCSLIDEQFNCFLNGRPDKDYMKLKWKPKGCDLPRLNGSHMLELLRGKRLVFVGDSLNRNMWESLVCILRNSVKDRTKVYEASGRHHFRTEASYSFIFEEYHCSVEFFVSPFLVQEWEMPDKNGSKKETLRLDKIPTSSDKYKTADIIIFNTGHWWTHDKTSKGKDYYQEGSHVYGELNVMEAFRKALTTWARWVDANVNPAKSLVFFRGYSSSHFSGGQWNSGGQCDGETEPIRNETYIPDYPPKMIVLEKILRGMKTQVTYLNITRITDYRKDGHPSIYRKQNLSDEERRSPLRFQDCSHWCLPGVPDAWNELLYAEILIRQKQQQQQQQQKLQQLQKRP from the exons ATGGCTGATGGAACAAAGCATCTCCCACTTGGTGGGGGAGCACTGTTTTCAGACTTTACCAGTCTGTTTTCCATGGCGAGAACGCGAAGAACCATGTTTTTTGTATATGGGTTCATGTTTGctttcattgttttcactgTTTTCTTAGCTTTCAGTCCTGCAAACGCTTCTTCACCTTGGTTCACCAATATCTTTGCGACTGGTACTGGTTCAGGGTCGTCTTCTACCTCCGATGACTCCTACAGATctcaattttcttctttcttttctttctggtTTCCGAATTCATCTCAGGAGCAAGTTCACAACTTTACTTCGGTTCCCACGCCCACAACTGGGACCAACGCCACCAGATCCAATGATGCTGCCACGTTTCAATCACCTCAGAAGAGTAAAGATCCGTCCGGTGCGAAGAATGAGACAAAGGTTGAAGCTTTGACGCCAAATCGGACTGCAATTGCCCCTCCGAAACCTCTGGTTTCGGCCAATCAGAGTGCGATTTCCTCGGTGAAATCGCCTCCTTCAGAGAAGGGTGGCTCTGGGAAGGACGATAAAGGTGTGGCTTCGAATTCCACGGCGAAATCACCTTCTACAGAGAAGAGTGGTTCTGAGACGAAGGATAAAGGCGTCGCGGAGAAGAGAGTAGCGTCGAATTCGACGGTGAAATCGCCTCCTACAGAGAAGAATGGTTCTGAGACGAAGGATAAAGGCGTCGCGGAGAAGAGTGGGGTGAAATCGCCTCCAACAGAGAAGAGTGGTTCTGGGAAGGAAGATAAAGGTGTTGCAGAGAAGGGCGTGGTTTCGAATTACACGGCGTCCCTGTTGAAGAAACAGAGCAATGGGACTGATTCAAAGCAGAGAACAGGGGATTGGTTGGAATCATTGATGAACTGCAATCTATTTGAAGGACAATGGGTGAAGGATGACTCGTATCCGCTTTACAAACCGGGTTCTTGTTCTTTGATTGATGAGCAGTTCAATTGCTTTCTCAATGGTAGGCCTGATAAAGATTATATGAAGCTTAAATGGAAGCCAAAAGGCTGTGATTTACCCAG GTTGAATGGGAGTCATATGTTGGAACTGTTGAGGGGAAAGAGACTGGTTTTTGTGGGGGATTCTCTCAATAGGAATATGTGGGAATCTCTGGTTTGCATACTTAGAAACTCAGTGAAAGATCGAACAAAGGTTTATGAAGCCTCTGGCAGACACCATTTTCGAACCGAAGCTTCTTACTCATTTATATTCGAG GAGTACCACTGCTCAGTAGAGTTCTTTGTATCTCCTTTCTTAGTCCAAGAATGGGAAATGCCCGACAAGAATGGATCAAAGAAGGAAACACTGAGACTCGATAAAATCCCGACGTCCTCCGACAAATACAAGACAGCAGATATCATCATCTTCAATACAGGACATTGGTGGACTCATGATAAAACTTCCAAAGG GAAGGACTATTACCAAGAAGGCAGCCATGTTTATGGTGAATTGAATGTAATGGAGGCATTTCGCAAAGCTTTGACCACATGGGCAAGATGGGTTGATGCCAATGTAAATCCAGCAAAGTCTCTGGTTTTCTTCCGAGGTTATTCTTCCTCCCATTTCAG TGGTGGCCAGTGGAATTCTGGAGGTCAGTGTGACGGCGAGACCGAGCCCATTAGGAACGAGACGTATATACCAGATTATCCACCAAAGATGATAGTATTGGAGAAAATCTTGAGAGGGATGAAAACCCAAGTCACTTACCTAAACATCACTCGAATAACAGATTACCGGAAGGATGGCCACCCATCAATTTACCGCAAACAAAATCTATCAGATGAGGAAAGGCGGTCGCCATTGAGGTTTCAGGACTGCAGCCACTGGTGCCTTCCTGGTGTGCCAGACGCCTGGAATGAGCTTCTCTACGCTGAGATCTTAATAAGACAGAAGCAGCAGCAACAGCAACAGCAACAGAAGCTGCAGCAGCTGCAAAAGAGACCATAG
- the LOC100255639 gene encoding protein trichome birefringence isoform X2 has translation MADGTKHLPLGGGALFSDFTSLFSMARTRRTMFFVYGFMFAFIVFTVFLAFSPANASSPWFTNIFATGTGSGSSSTSDDSYRSQFSSFFSFWFPNSSQEQVHNFTSVPTPTTGTNATRSNDAATFQSPQKSKDPSGAKNETKVEALTPNRTAIAPPKPLVSANQSAISSVKSPPSEKGGSGKDDKGVASNSTAKSPSTEKSGSETKDKGVAEKRVASNSTVKSPPTEKSGSGKEDKGVAEKGVVSNYTASLLKKQSNGTDSKQRTGDWLESLMNCNLFEGQWVKDDSYPLYKPGSCSLIDEQFNCFLNGRPDKDYMKLKWKPKGCDLPRLNGSHMLELLRGKRLVFVGDSLNRNMWESLVCILRNSVKDRTKVYEASGRHHFRTEASYSFIFEEYHCSVEFFVSPFLVQEWEMPDKNGSKKETLRLDKIPTSSDKYKTADIIIFNTGHWWTHDKTSKGKDYYQEGSHVYGELNVMEAFRKALTTWARWVDANVNPAKSLVFFRGYSSSHFSGGQWNSGGQCDGETEPIRNETYIPDYPPKMIVLEKILRGMKTQVTYLNITRITDYRKDGHPSIYRKQNLSDEERRSPLRFQDCSHWCLPGVPDAWNELLYAEILIRQKQQQQQQQQKLQQLQKRP, from the exons ATGGCTGATGGAACAAAGCATCTCCCACTTGGTGGGGGAGCACTGTTTTCAGACTTTACCAGTCTGTTTTCCATGGCGAGAACGCGAAGAACCATGTTTTTTGTATATGGGTTCATGTTTGctttcattgttttcactgTTTTCTTAGCTTTCAGTCCTGCAAACGCTTCTTCACCTTGGTTCACCAATATCTTTGCGACTGGTACTGGTTCAGGGTCGTCTTCTACCTCCGATGACTCCTACAGATctcaattttcttctttcttttctttctggtTTCCGAATTCATCTCAGGAGCAAGTTCACAACTTTACTTCGGTTCCCACGCCCACAACTGGGACCAACGCCACCAGATCCAATGATGCTGCCACGTTTCAATCACCTCAGAAGAGTAAAGATCCGTCCGGTGCGAAGAATGAGACAAAGGTTGAAGCTTTGACGCCAAATCGGACTGCAATTGCCCCTCCGAAACCTCTGGTTTCGGCCAATCAGAGTGCGATTTCCTCGGTGAAATCGCCTCCTTCAGAGAAGGGTGGCTCTGGGAAGGACGATAAAGGTGTGGCTTCGAATTCCACGGCGAAATCACCTTCTACAGAGAAGAGTGGTTCTGAGACGAAGGATAAAGGCGTCGCGGAGAAGAGAGTAGCGTCGAATTCGACGGTGAAATCGC CTCCAACAGAGAAGAGTGGTTCTGGGAAGGAAGATAAAGGTGTTGCAGAGAAGGGCGTGGTTTCGAATTACACGGCGTCCCTGTTGAAGAAACAGAGCAATGGGACTGATTCAAAGCAGAGAACAGGGGATTGGTTGGAATCATTGATGAACTGCAATCTATTTGAAGGACAATGGGTGAAGGATGACTCGTATCCGCTTTACAAACCGGGTTCTTGTTCTTTGATTGATGAGCAGTTCAATTGCTTTCTCAATGGTAGGCCTGATAAAGATTATATGAAGCTTAAATGGAAGCCAAAAGGCTGTGATTTACCCAG GTTGAATGGGAGTCATATGTTGGAACTGTTGAGGGGAAAGAGACTGGTTTTTGTGGGGGATTCTCTCAATAGGAATATGTGGGAATCTCTGGTTTGCATACTTAGAAACTCAGTGAAAGATCGAACAAAGGTTTATGAAGCCTCTGGCAGACACCATTTTCGAACCGAAGCTTCTTACTCATTTATATTCGAG GAGTACCACTGCTCAGTAGAGTTCTTTGTATCTCCTTTCTTAGTCCAAGAATGGGAAATGCCCGACAAGAATGGATCAAAGAAGGAAACACTGAGACTCGATAAAATCCCGACGTCCTCCGACAAATACAAGACAGCAGATATCATCATCTTCAATACAGGACATTGGTGGACTCATGATAAAACTTCCAAAGG GAAGGACTATTACCAAGAAGGCAGCCATGTTTATGGTGAATTGAATGTAATGGAGGCATTTCGCAAAGCTTTGACCACATGGGCAAGATGGGTTGATGCCAATGTAAATCCAGCAAAGTCTCTGGTTTTCTTCCGAGGTTATTCTTCCTCCCATTTCAG TGGTGGCCAGTGGAATTCTGGAGGTCAGTGTGACGGCGAGACCGAGCCCATTAGGAACGAGACGTATATACCAGATTATCCACCAAAGATGATAGTATTGGAGAAAATCTTGAGAGGGATGAAAACCCAAGTCACTTACCTAAACATCACTCGAATAACAGATTACCGGAAGGATGGCCACCCATCAATTTACCGCAAACAAAATCTATCAGATGAGGAAAGGCGGTCGCCATTGAGGTTTCAGGACTGCAGCCACTGGTGCCTTCCTGGTGTGCCAGACGCCTGGAATGAGCTTCTCTACGCTGAGATCTTAATAAGACAGAAGCAGCAGCAACAGCAACAGCAACAGAAGCTGCAGCAGCTGCAAAAGAGACCATAG
- the LOC100260560 gene encoding uncharacterized protein LOC100260560 isoform X1 produces MRIRGRGAPPLPSDLPSSPPPSQLHHGNDQSVQSPARNQSPPPPADDRRTSDLRVQTDGLICSEGEGVGAKKVSSKDHEIGVGEEEGGSEEMGLASPSNRRSSNSSPSPETSAVMEHWREEDRAVPLKKRRATFEMETMMEIKDEKAKKRMMRVRRNRPKKWVEEDEGEENGMAKNNGKKGRSGAGIILEGSRCSRVNGRGWRCHQQTLVGYSLCEHHLGKGRLKSMTSVKSSPLTAPVLHKPTKPETNTEDEEESDGYEGTMVAKKGKKIGAVKARSMSSLLGQTVASPLPVTLQLSNGNCDI; encoded by the exons ATGAGGATCAGAGGACGAGGGGCGCCTCCTCTGCCCTCGGATCTTCCATCGTCGCCACCGCCGTCGCAACTGCACCACGGCAACGACCAATCGGTGCAAAGTCCCGCTAGGAATCAATCTCCCCCTCCACCGGCTGACGATCGACGGACGTCAGATCTACGGGTTCAAACCGACGGATTGATTTGCTCTGAGGGAGAAGGGGTCGGCGCCAAGAAGGTGAGCTCCAAG GATCACGAAATCGGCGTCGGGGAAGAAGAAGGCGGTAGCGAGGAAATGGGATTGGCTTCTCCGTCTAATCGGAG AAGCAGCAACAGCAGCCCCAGTCCAGAAACTTCAGCTG TGATGGAACACTGGCGTGAGGAAGATAGAGCAGTTCCACTGAAGAAGAGACGCGCAACATTCGAAATGGAAACCATGATGGAGATCAAAGATGAGAAGGCGAAGAAGAGGATGATGAGGGTCAGAAGGAATAGACCGAAGAAATGGGTCGAGGAAgatgaaggagaagaaaacggAATGGCAAAGAATAACGGCAAAAAGGGACGGAGTGGAGCCGGGATAATACTTGAAGGATCGAGGTGCAGTCGCGTGAATGGAAGAGGGTGGAGGTGTCATCAACAGACCCTCGTCGGATACTCTCTGTGCGAGCATCATCTGGGGAAGGGAAGGCTGAAGAGCATGACTAGTGTCAAAAGCTCACCCCTGACTGCACCAGTGCTCCACAAACCCACGAAACCGGAAACCAATACAGAAGACGAGGAAGAAAGCGATGGGTATGAGGGAACAATGGTGGCGAAAAAGGGCAAGAAGATTGGGGCGGTGAAGGCTCGGTCCATGAGTAGCTTGCTAGGCCAAACCGTGGCATCACCACTACCGGTAACCCTTCAACTCTCTAATGGCAACTGCGATATATAG
- the LOC100260560 gene encoding GRF-interacting factor 10 isoform X2, with product MRIRGRGAPPLPSDLPSSPPPSQLHHGNDQSVQSPARNQSPPPPADDRRTSDLRVQTDGLICSEGEGVGAKKDHEIGVGEEEGGSEEMGLASPSNRRSSNSSPSPETSAVMEHWREEDRAVPLKKRRATFEMETMMEIKDEKAKKRMMRVRRNRPKKWVEEDEGEENGMAKNNGKKGRSGAGIILEGSRCSRVNGRGWRCHQQTLVGYSLCEHHLGKGRLKSMTSVKSSPLTAPVLHKPTKPETNTEDEEESDGYEGTMVAKKGKKIGAVKARSMSSLLGQTVASPLPVTLQLSNGNCDI from the exons ATGAGGATCAGAGGACGAGGGGCGCCTCCTCTGCCCTCGGATCTTCCATCGTCGCCACCGCCGTCGCAACTGCACCACGGCAACGACCAATCGGTGCAAAGTCCCGCTAGGAATCAATCTCCCCCTCCACCGGCTGACGATCGACGGACGTCAGATCTACGGGTTCAAACCGACGGATTGATTTGCTCTGAGGGAGAAGGGGTCGGCGCCAAGAAG GATCACGAAATCGGCGTCGGGGAAGAAGAAGGCGGTAGCGAGGAAATGGGATTGGCTTCTCCGTCTAATCGGAG AAGCAGCAACAGCAGCCCCAGTCCAGAAACTTCAGCTG TGATGGAACACTGGCGTGAGGAAGATAGAGCAGTTCCACTGAAGAAGAGACGCGCAACATTCGAAATGGAAACCATGATGGAGATCAAAGATGAGAAGGCGAAGAAGAGGATGATGAGGGTCAGAAGGAATAGACCGAAGAAATGGGTCGAGGAAgatgaaggagaagaaaacggAATGGCAAAGAATAACGGCAAAAAGGGACGGAGTGGAGCCGGGATAATACTTGAAGGATCGAGGTGCAGTCGCGTGAATGGAAGAGGGTGGAGGTGTCATCAACAGACCCTCGTCGGATACTCTCTGTGCGAGCATCATCTGGGGAAGGGAAGGCTGAAGAGCATGACTAGTGTCAAAAGCTCACCCCTGACTGCACCAGTGCTCCACAAACCCACGAAACCGGAAACCAATACAGAAGACGAGGAAGAAAGCGATGGGTATGAGGGAACAATGGTGGCGAAAAAGGGCAAGAAGATTGGGGCGGTGAAGGCTCGGTCCATGAGTAGCTTGCTAGGCCAAACCGTGGCATCACCACTACCGGTAACCCTTCAACTCTCTAATGGCAACTGCGATATATAG
- the LOC100255487 gene encoding thioredoxin-like 3-1, chloroplastic isoform X1: MSILAANTHIVYREVLLRDPQNQLSGGGSCLFWSRSPGFGVDGRRGEWRKTKKRDFRVEAFWPDMTRPNVIEMQPIKDCDQLDQILARAQELPQPIIIDWMAAWCRKCIYLKPKLEKLAAEYDTKIKFYSVDVNNVSQALVKRGNITKMPTIQLWKDGEMKAEVIGGHKAWIVIDEVREMIKKFV; the protein is encoded by the exons ATGTCTATTTTGGCTGCAAATACCCATATTGTGTACAGAGAAGTGCTTCTCAGAGACCCACAAAATCAGTTGTCTGGTGGTGGGAGTTGTTTGTTTTGGTCAAGGTCTCCTGGGTTTGGAGTTGATGGGAGAAGAGGAGAGTGGAGGAAGACGAAGAAGAGGGACTTTAGAGTAGAGGCTTTTTGGCCAGATATGACTAGACCCAATGTTATAGAGATGCAGCCCATCAAAGATTGTGACCAGCTTGATCAGATTTTGGCCCGGGCTCAAGAGCTCCCCCAGCCTATCATCATTGATTG GATGGCTGCTTGGTGTAGGAAATGCATATATTTGAAGCCTAAACTGGAAAAATTGGCAGCCGAGTATGATACCAA AATCAAATTCTATAGTGTGGATGTCAACAACGTCTCGCAGGCCCTGGTGAAGCGCGGAAACATCACT AAAATGCCAACCATTCAG CTGTGGAAAGACGGGGAGATGAAAGCTGAAGTAATTGGAGGGCATAAAGCTTGGATTGTGATAGATGAAGTGAGAGAGATGATAAAAAAGTTTGTGTAA
- the LOC100255487 gene encoding thioredoxin-like 3-1, chloroplastic isoform X2 — translation MSILAANTHIVYREVLLRDPQNQLSGGGSCLFWSRSPGFGVDGRRGEWRKTKKRDFRVEAFWPDMTRPNVIEMQPIKDCDQLDQILARAQELPQPIIIDWMAAWCRKCIYLKPKLEKLAAEYDTKIKFYSVDVNNVSQALVKRGNITLWKDGEMKAEVIGGHKAWIVIDEVREMIKKFV, via the exons ATGTCTATTTTGGCTGCAAATACCCATATTGTGTACAGAGAAGTGCTTCTCAGAGACCCACAAAATCAGTTGTCTGGTGGTGGGAGTTGTTTGTTTTGGTCAAGGTCTCCTGGGTTTGGAGTTGATGGGAGAAGAGGAGAGTGGAGGAAGACGAAGAAGAGGGACTTTAGAGTAGAGGCTTTTTGGCCAGATATGACTAGACCCAATGTTATAGAGATGCAGCCCATCAAAGATTGTGACCAGCTTGATCAGATTTTGGCCCGGGCTCAAGAGCTCCCCCAGCCTATCATCATTGATTG GATGGCTGCTTGGTGTAGGAAATGCATATATTTGAAGCCTAAACTGGAAAAATTGGCAGCCGAGTATGATACCAA AATCAAATTCTATAGTGTGGATGTCAACAACGTCTCGCAGGCCCTGGTGAAGCGCGGAAACATCACT CTGTGGAAAGACGGGGAGATGAAAGCTGAAGTAATTGGAGGGCATAAAGCTTGGATTGTGATAGATGAAGTGAGAGAGATGATAAAAAAGTTTGTGTAA
- the LOC100250457 gene encoding uncharacterized protein LOC100250457, which yields MAKYGEGDKRWIVEDRPDGANVHNWHWAEKNCLEWSRTLLSKLLSELTILDGEGNLYIKTKTLEKLEGEAYVNVRKGKIIPGYEIALTLSWEGEAKDPDGKSVIKCDGTVEIPYIADENADEDPEVKILVKDEGPLGKRLKEAMVAKGKPVILEKVRVYVQSMAKGGPAKDELEVKKAPGSAAKSSVSSAAAASNVGAQKEVKKEEKKGFKTITLTEKFSCRAKDMFEIMMDENRWKGFTQSNAKISKEVGGEISIFDGSVTGVNMELVEGKLIVQKWRFGSWPDGVNSTVRIAFDEPEPGLTVVKLTQTGIPEEDRYGNATVVENTERGWRDLIFHKIRAVFGFGI from the exons ATGGCGAAGTACGGAGAAGGCGACAAGCGGTGGATCGTTGAAGACAGACCCGACGGCGCCAACGTCCATAACTGGCACTGGGCGGAGAAAAACTGTCTCGAATGGTCTCGAACTCTCCTCTCGAAGCTCCTCTCCGAGCTGACCATTCTCGACGGAGAAGGCAATCTGTACATCAAGACCAAGACCCTTGAAAAGCTTGAAGGGGAAGCCTACGTCAATGTCAGGAAAGGGAAGATCATACCTGGATACGAAATCGCATTGACGCTTTCTTGGGAGGGTGAGGCCAAGGACCCAGATGGCAAATCTGTGATTAAATGCGATGGGACTGTGGAGATTCCCTATATAGCTGATGAGAATGCGGATGAGGACCCAGAGGTGAAGATTTTGGTGAAGGACGAGGGACCGTTGGGGAAGAGGTTGAAAGAGGCTATGGTGGCAAAGGGGAAGCCCGTGATTTTGGAAAAGGTTAGGGTTTATGTGCAGAGCATGGCGAAGGGAGGTCCGGCGAAGGATGAATTGGAGGTGAAGAAGGCACCTGGGAGCGCTGCTAAATCGTCGGTGTCGTCTGCGGCGGCTGCGTCAAATGTTGGGGCGCAGAAAGAGGtgaagaaagaggagaagaaggggttcaaGACAATAACGTTGACGGAGAAGTTCAGTTGTAGGGCGAAAGATATGTTTGAGATAATGATGGATGAGAATAGGTGGAAAGGGTTTACGCAGAGTAATGCGAAGATAAGCAAAGAGGTCGGTGGGGAGATTAGCATTTTTGATGGATCGGTCACAGGGGTGAACATGGAGTTGGTTGAAGGGAAGTTGATTGTTCAGAAATGGAGGTTTGGGAGCTGGCCTGATGGTGTTAATTCTACC GTGCGAATTGCTTTTGATGAGCCTGAACCGGGGTTGACTGTTGTTAAACTGACGCAGACTGGTATTCCTGAGGAAGATAG ATATGGGAATGCAACAGTGGTAGAGAACACTGAAAGAGGGTGGAGGGATCTCATTTTCCACAAGATAAGAGCAGTGTTTGGTTTtggaatatga
- the LOC100250307 gene encoding uncharacterized protein LOC100250307 isoform X1, with the protein MNKSPPKPQKGQQFTVVQIKTLSSESSPYSVSSFWLQTNQMKRTYRFKRVTKPKKSIQPDDSIHTSEKSITIGARPKSQSQPQPGILSISNPTLSFNELKILPPDLFQMDALDLVLKILPPDFFQIDALDLAPCLLGKLLRRDDVILRITEVEAYRPNDSACHGRFGRTPRTAPVFGPGGHAYVYLCYGLHTMLNVVADKEEVGAAVLVRSCEPVCGLETIQQRRGQITEKPVLLTGPGKVCQALGISTEWSNHRLYTPGKFLLPWLYTFKVNGMKVNNKNGHGYQAVSNSWMDQNQKRYSWVHGWASNMPCLTMSMPPGDSPLLVLLG; encoded by the exons ATGAACAAGTCCCCGCCAAAACCCCAAAAGGGTCAACAGTTCACCGTGGTTCAGATCAAAACCCTGTCCTCTGAGTCCTCTCCGTATTCAGTATCTTCATTCTGGCTCCAGACCAATCAAATGAAGCGAACTTATCGATTCAAACGGGTCACAAAACCCAAGAAATCGATTCAACCAGACGATTCCATCCACACCTCTGAAAAATCAATAACCATTGGGGCCAGACCGAAATCTCAATCTCAACCCCAACCCGGAATTCTTTCTATTTCAAATCCAACCCTATCTTTTAATGAATTGAAAATACTGCCCCCTGATCTCTTCCAAATGGACGCTCTAGACCTCGTCTTGAAAATACTGCCCCCTGATTTCTTCCAAATCGACGCTCTAGACCTCGCCCCATGTCTGCTTGGCAAGTTACTCAGGAGAGACGACGTCATTCTCCGGATCACTGAG GTAGAAGCATATAGGCCAAATGATTCTGCTTGTCATGGACGGTTTGGCCGTACACCAAGAACAGCTCCAGTT TTTGGACCAGGAGGTCATGCCTATGTTTATTTGTGCTACGGTTTGCATACCATGCTCAATGTCGTTGCAGACAAGGAAGAAGTTGGAGCAGCAGTGTTAGTTCGGTCTTGTGAACCAGTCTGTG GCTTGGAAACCATTCAGCAACGCCGAGGTCAAATAACTGAGAAGCCTGTTCTTCTTACTGGGCCCGGAAAG GTATGTCAAGCTTTAGGAATTTCTACAGAATGGTCTAACCATCGCCTCTACACTCCCGGTAAGTTCCTTTTGCCATGGCTCTACACCTTTAAAGTAAATGGAATGAAGGTGAATAACAAAAATGGGCATGGGTACCAGGCGGTCTCGAACTCTTGGATGGACCAGAACCAGAAAAGATACTCGTGGGTCCACGGGTGGGCATCCAATATGCCCTGCCTGACGATGTCAATGCCCCCTGGAGATTCGCCATTGCTGGTTCTCCTTGGATAA
- the LOC100250307 gene encoding DNA-3-methyladenine glycosylase isoform X2, with product MNKSPPKPQKGQQFTVVQIKTLSSESSPYSVSSFWLQTNQMKRTYRFKRVTKPKKSIQPDDSIHTSEKSITIGARPKSQSQPQPGILSISNPTLSFNELKILPPDLFQMDALDLVLKILPPDFFQIDALDLAPCLLGKLLRRDDVILRITEVEAYRPNDSACHGRFGRTPRTAPVFGPGGHAYVYLCYGLHTMLNVVADKEEVGAAVLVRSCEPVCGLETIQQRRGQITEKPVLLTGPGKVCQALGISTEWSNHRLYTPGGLELLDGPEPEKILVGPRVGIQYALPDDVNAPWRFAIAGSPWISAPKKTLTLPSSEI from the exons ATGAACAAGTCCCCGCCAAAACCCCAAAAGGGTCAACAGTTCACCGTGGTTCAGATCAAAACCCTGTCCTCTGAGTCCTCTCCGTATTCAGTATCTTCATTCTGGCTCCAGACCAATCAAATGAAGCGAACTTATCGATTCAAACGGGTCACAAAACCCAAGAAATCGATTCAACCAGACGATTCCATCCACACCTCTGAAAAATCAATAACCATTGGGGCCAGACCGAAATCTCAATCTCAACCCCAACCCGGAATTCTTTCTATTTCAAATCCAACCCTATCTTTTAATGAATTGAAAATACTGCCCCCTGATCTCTTCCAAATGGACGCTCTAGACCTCGTCTTGAAAATACTGCCCCCTGATTTCTTCCAAATCGACGCTCTAGACCTCGCCCCATGTCTGCTTGGCAAGTTACTCAGGAGAGACGACGTCATTCTCCGGATCACTGAG GTAGAAGCATATAGGCCAAATGATTCTGCTTGTCATGGACGGTTTGGCCGTACACCAAGAACAGCTCCAGTT TTTGGACCAGGAGGTCATGCCTATGTTTATTTGTGCTACGGTTTGCATACCATGCTCAATGTCGTTGCAGACAAGGAAGAAGTTGGAGCAGCAGTGTTAGTTCGGTCTTGTGAACCAGTCTGTG GCTTGGAAACCATTCAGCAACGCCGAGGTCAAATAACTGAGAAGCCTGTTCTTCTTACTGGGCCCGGAAAG GTATGTCAAGCTTTAGGAATTTCTACAGAATGGTCTAACCATCGCCTCTACACTCCCG GCGGTCTCGAACTCTTGGATGGACCAGAACCAGAAAAGATACTCGTGGGTCCACGGGTGGGCATCCAATATGCCCTGCCTGACGATGTCAATGCCCCCTGGAGATTCGCCATTGCTGGTTCTCCTTGGATAAGTGCTCCTAAAAAGACTCTCACATTACCCTCTAGTGAAATTTGA